ATCGCGCACATCGATTACTACATAAAAAAGCACCTGCCCAATCATTCTGTAGAATTAATCAATTTGGGTTTAAACAGCGAGACCGCTTCCGGCCTTTCCGAACCGGATCACCCGTTTCCGCGCCCCTGTATCTTTGACCGTATCGACCGCGCGCTGGAGATGGCGAAACCCGACTGGGTTACCGTCTGTTACGGCATCAACGACGGCATCTATTACCCCTATTCCGAGGAGCGGATGGGGGCATATCAGAAGGGCATCCTCAATTTGATCGGAAAAATCAAGGCCCGCGGCGCCAAGGCCGTTGTGATGACGCCGCCGATTTTGGATACCGTCTCTTTCGGCGGGCCGATGCTCGATGAAAACGCCGAAAAATTCAGCTGGGCGCAGGCTTATCGCGGTTATAACGACGTGATGAAAAAATACGCCGACTGGGTACTGTCCGACCTGCGCGGCGTCGCCGACCGGGTCGTCAACATCTACGGCCCGATGACCGCCGAATACACCGCGAGGCGCAAAAACGATCCGGCGTTAAAACTCGGCGACGGCATTCACCCCGACCTTTGGGGTCACTGGATTATGGCAAGGTGTCTGTTAGGGGAGCTTTTCCGCCTTTATCCGGAATACGAGCCGGGTTATTTGAAAGAGGAGACCCCCGCATTCGGGCTGGTTTTGAAGCGGCACCGTCTGCTGAGCTCGGCGTGGAAAGAAGCGGTCGGCCATTCCCATCGCGATAAGGCGAAAGATGCCCTGCCGCTCGATGAGGCCAAAGCCGCCGCTGCGGAACTGGACAACGAAATCCTGAAGACAATCGTAAATGAAGAAAACGATGACCGCGTCGACGACTGGAACGGCTGCGTATGCCGCCGCTTCTATTGTAACGGCAGGGTCTGCACTTATATTGAGCCGAAAGAATTTGCCCCCGGCAGGCCGTGGGTCTGGCGCACCGAGTTCCTGCACGCGTTTGAGACCGTCGATGTGGAGCTGGTTCGACGGGGTTGGGCGCTCTGTTATTACCGGGTCAGCAATCTTTTCGGCTGCCCGGAGAGCGTAGAGCTGATGAAAATCTTTCACGATGAGATGGTCAGCCGGTTCGGATTATCGAAAACCACAGTGCCGTTCGGGTTCAGCAGGGGCGGGTTATACGCGGTCAACTATGCCGCCGCCTATCCTAAAGACGTCGAAGCTCTCTATATCGACGCGCCGGTGCTGGATATTCGGAGCTGGCCGGGCGGACTCGGCATCGGTGACGGTTCGCCGTTTGAGTTTAAGGACTGCCTAGACGTTTACGGCCTCAACGAGACGAGCGTCAGACAGTATAAGGAAAACCCGCTCGACAAGGCGGAAGCGCTGGCTAAAGCGGGAATTCCGGTTGCGCTGGTCGCGGGCGACGCGGATACGACGGTGCCCTATACCGAGAACGGCAAGCTCTTCGACGAGAAATACCGCCGCGCGGGCGGGAAAATCCTGACCATTGTCAAGCCGGGCTGCGGACATCATCCGCACAGTTTGGAAGACCCCACGCCGGTGGTGGAGTTTTTGCTTGAAGCAACCGGAAGAAAGCATTGATAAGATTAAGAAACAGCGCACCGCATCAAACCGGTGCGCTGCTCTTTTATTTTCTTTACGGTATCCGTTGAATGGCTTTTGCGGGTATGTTATAATCGGGGAAACATTCGGAAAAGGTTGGTGCTTTTTATATGAAGTGGTGGGAAGACGAACCGTTGATCATCTCGGCGGTGCAGTGCAATTACGGCGCGGACGACGACTGGGTATTCGATGAATATGTTTCGAAATCGGGATTCAACACCGAGCAGCTTTTACACCTGTTCGCCGAGGGCAGTATCTCGTTTTACGACGAACAAAAACACGGCAAAAAGCTGGACGCCTATCTCAAAAAAGCCCATGAAAAAGGCATTCGGGAAATTGTCTATTATAACACCCATTGCCTGACCCGGGACATGATGGCCAAACACCCGGAATGGATGGAGCTGCAAAAAGACGGAGGGCCGATATTGGCCTATAGTATCTATTCACTTTGCTGTGTCAACGGCCCCTGGTTTGATGAATTCGCGAAAAACATCACGGCGCTGTGCCGGCACGATGTTGACGGACTGTTTTTGGACGGGCCGCTCATGCGTGACGACGGCTGTTATTGCCCGGTCTGTCAGAAGATGTTTCAAGAAAAATTCGGCAAGTCCGTCTATGAGGGGACTCATCTCGAGCGCCAGCAGATGCGTATCGATTCGGTGACCGAATATGTGAAAAAGACCCATGATATCGTCAAATCGATCAATCCGAACATCTTGTTATATTTGAACAACTCCGCGCTGCGGGCCGATGTCACCGG
This region of Oscillospiraceae bacterium genomic DNA includes:
- a CDS encoding GDSL-type esterase/lipase family protein — translated: MSILKKGGMVPNHLRILFLGDSITDDGRYIAHIDYYIKKHLPNHSVELINLGLNSETASGLSEPDHPFPRPCIFDRIDRALEMAKPDWVTVCYGINDGIYYPYSEERMGAYQKGILNLIGKIKARGAKAVVMTPPILDTVSFGGPMLDENAEKFSWAQAYRGYNDVMKKYADWVLSDLRGVADRVVNIYGPMTAEYTARRKNDPALKLGDGIHPDLWGHWIMARCLLGELFRLYPEYEPGYLKEETPAFGLVLKRHRLLSSAWKEAVGHSHRDKAKDALPLDEAKAAAAELDNEILKTIVNEENDDRVDDWNGCVCRRFYCNGRVCTYIEPKEFAPGRPWVWRTEFLHAFETVDVELVRRGWALCYYRVSNLFGCPESVELMKIFHDEMVSRFGLSKTTVPFGFSRGGLYAVNYAAAYPKDVEALYIDAPVLDIRSWPGGLGIGDGSPFEFKDCLDVYGLNETSVRQYKENPLDKAEALAKAGIPVALVAGDADTTVPYTENGKLFDEKYRRAGGKILTIVKPGCGHHPHSLEDPTPVVEFLLEATGRKH